In Camelina sativa cultivar DH55 chromosome 17, Cs, whole genome shotgun sequence, the genomic stretch AGGACTACGTTGAGATCACACTCCAAGTGCGAGACGAAAGCATCAGCACGATGAAGTCCAAGGCGACACTTCGTTCGGTTCTTTCAGGGAAGCTAAAAACGATGGTTAAGTCACTGTCGTTTGCTTCACCACGGCTCGACCGTAGTAAGTCGTCCGGTGCTATGTTTGCTCTTCGAGGTTTGAGGTTCATCGCCAAAAACGACGCTGTTGGCAGAGGCTGGGAGGACGTTGGTAAGAGATTCGATGAGTTAGCCATTGATGGGAAGCTCCCTAAATCCAAATTTGGACATTGCAtaggtaataaaaaaaaatttgtttcattttaaagtttttttttgtttttgtttggtaatcTCATGACTGCAAtgctcagtttttttttttaattatttttaacatttttatctatttaaaacgTACTTTATAAATATCAAATGTATGCTAGCTTTGTCAATTTACAAAATTTCTCTGAAAGTGTatagtttcatttattttcaagttaatattttttttcctgaaaaagagatataataataaaaacaaaaatttcaatgaAATAGGAATGGTTGAATCTAGCGAATTTGTGAACGAGCTTTATGAGGCGTTGGTCCGAAGGAGAGGGACTACTTCATCGTCAATCACCAAAAGTGAATTATTCGAATTTTGGGAGCAGATCACAGGCAATAGTTTTGACGCTAGGCTGCAAATCTTTTTTGATAtgtaagtatatatgtatatagtttcATACTTATATAAAGGACACTTTATATAATGCATTGATTATCATTTGTTATACTACAATATTGTAATTAATAGGATTACTTTAGTTATTTCTTTGTGTTTATGTGAATCAGGGTGGACAAGAATTTGGACGGACGTATAACGGGAGACGAGGTTAAGGAGGTGAAGGATAGATTATTAATAGCGATTTCCTTACTATAGCTATTGATCACAATTTctctattaataaaaataaaacaaaaattaagttttgttgCGGCTTACTGTGTAGATAATTGCTTTAAGTGCTTCGGCTAACAAACTATCAAAGATTAAGGAAAAAGTAGATGAATATGCTGCCTTGATCATGGAAGAACTCGATCGCGACAACCTTGGATATATTGAGGTTCATTATTTACAATATAAATGGTTacacttgatttttttttaatcaatcaaaCGATTTTGTTATTTCAATGTGTTCAAAAGTACAGAGTCAGAGTAATGGTTTATTTGTAGTTACACAACTTGGAAACATTGCTTCTCCAAGTTCCTAGCCAATCGAATAACAGTCCATCTTCTGCGAACAAACGTGCACTCAACAAGATGTTGAGCCAGAAGCTCATACCAACGAAAGATCGGAACCCGCTGAAAAGATTTGCTAGGAATTTATCTTACTTCTTCATGGAGAACTGGAAAAGGATTTGGGTGATAACTTTGTGGATATCCATTTGCATGGCTCTCTTCACTTGGAAATTTCTACAGTATAAACGCAGAACCGTGTTCGAGGTGCTGGGCTATTGTGTTTCCGTGGCCAAAGGCAGTGCAGAGACCTTGAAATTCAACATGGCTCTTATTCTCTTGCCTGTTTGTAGGAACACTATCACTTGGCTAAGGACCAAGTCCAAGCTTGGGTCCGTTGTTCCATTTGATGACAATATCAATTTCCACAAGGTAAATTATATATAGGTCTtatcatcaaaaaaataaattataacaatttggTTATGCTTAATTCTTTTGATCCAAGTAGGTTGTTGCGTTTGGGATCGCGGTTGGAATAGGCTTACACGCCATATCTCACCTGGCATGTGATTTCCCACGTTTGCTGCATGCAAAAAATGTAGAGTTTGAGGCAGTGAAAAAGTTTTTCGGAGACGAGAGGCCTGACAATTACGGATGGTTCATGAAAGGGACAGATGGGTGGACGGGTGTCATTATGGTGGTTCTAATGATAGTAGCCTACGTCTTGGCCCAATCATGGTTCAGACGCAACCGGGCGAACCTACCAAAATCTCTGAAACGGTTGACTGGTTTCAATGCCTTTTGGTACTCCCACCATTTGTTTGTCATCGTTTATGTGCTTCTAATCGTGCATGGCTACTTTATTTACCTCTCCAAGGAATGGTACCACAAGACGGTAcgtaaatatatactatatattttttacgtCTTCATTAATCATGtaatttttcagaaaattaGACATAATATAAGCATCGTTTTTGGTATAGACGTGGATGTATCTGGCTGTTCCCGTACTACTATATGCATCTGAACGACTGATCCGTGCATTTAGACCAGGTGCCAAGGCTGTAAAGATCTTAAAGGTATGTTTTAGTAATATATTGAAAATGCAAATTATGGCAAGTTCTATAGGAACTCTAGTAATAAAAATTCTTCAAATCCGAATGCATCCTACAAAACTTTAACTTAATTTAAGTTTCAGGTTGCAGTATATCCAGGAAATGTACTTTCACTTTACATGTCGAAGCCTAAAGGGTTCAAGTACACAAGTGGACAGTACATATATGTTAACTGTTCTGACGTCTCACCATTACAATGGTatttaacaaaaccaaacacttatgatcataaattattatttttgttaatatatataacctgtttttcaattttgtataGGCATCCGTTTTCAATTACTTCTGCTTCTGGGGACGATTACCTCAGCATTCATATCCGTACGCTCGGCGACTGGACATCGCAACTAAAATCCTTATTTTCGAAGGTTAGTTTTCAAGAGTAACATGTATGAAATTGATGACATATACACTATAATTAGCATTATGCAGCttgttttgatattatttaatttacaaaaaccataGGTTTGTCAACTTCCCTCAACAAGTCAAAGTGGCCTCTTCATAGCTGACATAGGTCAAGCCAATAATATAACCAggtatttgatttattatttgcGTAATTCTGTTTTGAAAACAGAGCATGtgaaagaagtaaaaaagttcacaaagaaaaaaaagaagtagttAACTATATGATCAATTTACATCTAAAGGTTTCCGAGGCTGTTGATCGATGGTCCATATGGTGCACCGGCACAAGATTACCGGAACTACGATGTATTGCTCCTGGTAGGTCTAGGGATCGGAGCGACACCATTAATCAGTATAATCAGGGACGTCCTTAACAACATCAAGAACCAGAAATCCATCGAACAAGGCACTAGTAACCACAATGTCCCTATAAAAAACTACGTTGCCACAAAACGAGCTTATTTCTATTGGGTTACAAGAGAGCAGGGATCATTAGAATGGTTCAGTGAGGTCATGAACGAGGTAGCCGAGTATGATAGTGAGGGGATGATTGAACTACATAATTACTGCACGAGCGTGTATGAGGAAGGAGACGCGAGGTCAGCACTAATCACGATGTTGCAGTCATTGCACCATGCCAAGAGCGGTATTGACATCGTTTCGGGCACTCGGGTCAGAACCCATTTCGCTCGACCCGATTGGCGTAGCGTCTTCAAGCATGTCGCTGTCAACCACGTCAATCAACGAGTTGGTATGTCGTCACTATCACAACAATTTccataaactataatataaatcttTCTAGTGATtgattttacacttttttttttattatgtttgtaGGGGTTTTCTACTGTGGTAATACATGCATCATAGGAGAGTTAAAGAAACTGGCTCAAGATTTCTCTAGGAAAACTACAACCAAGTTTGAGTTCCATAAGGAGAATTTCTAGTTCAATTATATTAATCATCCatcattaatatttataaactcATTAGTAAACTGCATAAAACCTAGCAAGTAGCAACACATGTTTTGAATAAATGTAGCTACTAATAAACCAATGATTAAAATCCGTTTTCACCATGTTTTTTGAATGCAAGTGCATTATCAAAGCAAATACACATAAACTAACTAATACGAAAAAAGCAAATAGTGTCAAGCTGATATCTATTATAACCACTTTAAAGGGGTTCTAAATGTACCTGAGACTACAACTTGAACTTTTCTATAATCTAAATAGGAGAAAATAAGAGTGTAAATAAAAGGGGACTTAGGCGTAGTAATTCAAGCTTCCTTTCTTCCTCAAAGCTCGTATCCTCTGCCATCGCTCAAAGCAGCCTCCCTGAGTTAATGATGATGAGTCAGCAGAGATAATATTAAGCAGACAGACAGAAATCTCACAAGCAAGAACTAACTAATACGGAGAGTTTGGCTTTTGGGCGAGAAACGTCTAAGATTAAGTAAAGTGAAACGAAATGATTATCAACAAATCCGATGTCGTCCAGCGGTTAGGATATCTGGCTTTCACCCaggagacccgggttcgattcccggcaTCGGagcttttttgatttttttattttgtttccgtATATTTCAAAGCTCCATGTAAGTTGGTTCTTCTGGCTACGGAATTTGTTATGTTCATTCACTAAGTTACGTGGACTGTTGGGGTTATTTATATACGTCTAACTTGACTGTTGGAAGATCACTTCACTTGATGACTCTTGTCTAGTGAGCACCACAATCATGTTACTATTTAT encodes the following:
- the LOC104755097 gene encoding respiratory burst oxidase homolog protein B — its product is MEEEMESWSEGEKNKISRCKATGSGNPDEDYVEITLQVRDESISTMKSKATLRSVLSGKLKTMVKSLSFASPRLDRSKSSGAMFALRGLRFIAKNDAVGRGWEDVGKRFDELAIDGKLPKSKFGHCIGMVESSEFVNELYEALVRRRGTTSSSITKSELFEFWEQITGNSFDARLQIFFDMVDKNLDGRITGDEVKEIIALSASANKLSKIKEKVDEYAALIMEELDRDNLGYIELHNLETLLLQVPSQSNNSPSSANKRALNKMLSQKLIPTKDRNPLKRFARNLSYFFMENWKRIWVITLWISICMALFTWKFLQYKRRTVFEVLGYCVSVAKGSAETLKFNMALILLPVCRNTITWLRTKSKLGSVVPFDDNINFHKVVAFGIAVGIGLHAISHLACDFPRLLHAKNVEFEAVKKFFGDERPDNYGWFMKGTDGWTGVIMVVLMIVAYVLAQSWFRRNRANLPKSLKRLTGFNAFWYSHHLFVIVYVLLIVHGYFIYLSKEWYHKTTWMYLAVPVLLYASERLIRAFRPGAKAVKILKVAVYPGNVLSLYMSKPKGFKYTSGQYIYVNCSDVSPLQWHPFSITSASGDDYLSIHIRTLGDWTSQLKSLFSKVCQLPSTSQSGLFIADIGQANNITRFPRLLIDGPYGAPAQDYRNYDVLLLVGLGIGATPLISIIRDVLNNIKNQKSIEQGTSNHNVPIKNYVATKRAYFYWVTREQGSLEWFSEVMNEVAEYDSEGMIELHNYCTSVYEEGDARSALITMLQSLHHAKSGIDIVSGTRVRTHFARPDWRSVFKHVAVNHVNQRVGVFYCGNTCIIGELKKLAQDFSRKTTTKFEFHKENF